The following coding sequences are from one Shewanella eurypsychrophilus window:
- a CDS encoding glycosyl hydrolase family 18 protein, producing the protein MFNTKISSAALVVASVFASSAYASVPGKPTIGWGETNFSIIEVNQSATAYNQLVTVKDAAEVSVSWNLWSGELGETAKVLFDGVEVWSGTSTASGAATFSVNQGGRYQMQIQLCNAEGCTLSDAKEIIVADTDGSHLLPLETQLGENNKPYANKSGKVVGSYFVEWGVYGRKFPVDKVPAQNLTHILYGFTPICGGDGINDSLKEIEGSFQALQRACSGREDFKVAIHDPWAAVQMPQAGVSEFSDPYKGNFGQLMALKQAQPDLKILPSVGGWTLSDPFYFLGDKVKRDRFVASVKEFLQTWKFFDGVDIDWEFPGGNGANPNLGDPATDGQTYVLLIKELRAMLDELSAETGRTYELTSAISAGAEKIALVDYQDAQQYMDNIFLMSYDFYGGWSNTDLNHQAALYAASWKPDTKNTTQIGVNALLAQGVTPEKIVVGAAMYGRGWTGVTGYQDGNPFTGTATGKVKGTWEDGVVDYRQIVNEYMAGEWQYHYDEVAEAPYVFKPSTGDLITFDDARSVKAKGQYVTANQLGGLFAWEIDSDNGDILNAMHEGLGHGEGTTPPANKAPIANAGSTQSVTGPSDIVLDGGLSRDPEGLMLTYVWSQTSGPAVTLVNADMAQAGFSLNATEADVVYGFSLMVTDPEGLSASATTSVTNMAPQANRAPEVSLDASVSVDSANQVSVLATASDADGDSLTYSWTVPAGLTATGQSSNTLVVTAPAVTEDTVYTLSVLVSDGALDASAQTLLTVKAPTTGGCDSTDPDAGNHTPWDTGTIYNGGDTVSHNCLVWKAKYWTQGNEPTVTEGQWALQSNVEMGWNAGVAYNGGEQTTHNGHTWQAKWWTKGEEPGVADVWNDLGVTTN; encoded by the coding sequence ATGTTTAACACTAAAATCTCATCTGCCGCACTCGTCGTGGCAAGTGTGTTCGCCTCATCGGCATACGCATCGGTCCCTGGTAAACCAACTATCGGTTGGGGCGAAACCAATTTTTCTATTATCGAAGTTAATCAATCTGCCACCGCTTACAATCAACTCGTTACCGTTAAAGATGCTGCAGAGGTGTCAGTTAGCTGGAACTTGTGGTCAGGTGAACTGGGTGAGACGGCTAAGGTGTTATTTGACGGAGTAGAGGTCTGGTCGGGCACTTCTACGGCGTCGGGCGCCGCGACATTTAGTGTTAATCAAGGTGGTCGCTATCAGATGCAGATCCAGCTATGTAATGCTGAGGGATGTACGCTCAGTGATGCAAAAGAGATCATCGTCGCCGATACCGATGGTAGTCACTTATTGCCCTTAGAGACTCAGCTTGGGGAAAACAACAAACCTTACGCTAACAAGTCTGGCAAGGTGGTAGGCAGTTATTTTGTCGAGTGGGGCGTTTATGGTCGCAAGTTTCCTGTCGATAAAGTGCCAGCACAAAACCTTACCCATATTTTATATGGCTTCACCCCCATCTGTGGCGGCGATGGTATCAATGACAGTTTGAAGGAAATTGAAGGCAGTTTCCAGGCCTTGCAACGTGCCTGTAGTGGCCGCGAAGACTTCAAGGTGGCAATACATGATCCATGGGCAGCAGTGCAGATGCCACAAGCGGGGGTTAGTGAATTCTCCGATCCCTATAAGGGCAATTTCGGTCAGTTGATGGCGCTGAAACAAGCTCAGCCCGATCTTAAAATATTACCCTCGGTGGGTGGCTGGACACTGTCAGATCCTTTCTATTTCTTAGGCGATAAAGTTAAGCGTGACCGTTTCGTGGCTTCGGTGAAAGAGTTTTTACAGACCTGGAAGTTTTTCGATGGTGTGGATATCGACTGGGAATTTCCTGGTGGTAACGGCGCGAACCCAAATCTTGGCGATCCCGCGACCGATGGTCAAACCTATGTGCTCTTGATAAAAGAGCTTAGGGCTATGCTAGATGAACTGAGCGCAGAAACGGGTAGAACCTATGAACTCACATCAGCTATCAGTGCTGGCGCAGAGAAGATTGCCCTAGTGGATTATCAGGACGCTCAGCAGTACATGGATAACATCTTCTTGATGAGCTATGACTTTTACGGCGGATGGTCAAACACAGATCTTAACCATCAAGCTGCGCTTTATGCTGCGAGCTGGAAACCAGATACCAAGAATACCACTCAAATCGGCGTGAATGCGCTACTTGCCCAAGGTGTGACTCCTGAGAAGATAGTTGTCGGTGCAGCCATGTATGGTCGAGGCTGGACAGGAGTAACAGGTTATCAAGATGGCAATCCATTCACGGGAACGGCAACGGGTAAGGTTAAAGGTACTTGGGAAGATGGTGTGGTCGATTACCGTCAAATTGTGAATGAGTATATGGCTGGCGAATGGCAATATCACTATGATGAGGTTGCCGAGGCTCCCTATGTATTTAAGCCATCTACCGGTGACTTGATCACCTTCGATGATGCTCGCTCGGTGAAGGCTAAGGGTCAGTATGTTACGGCTAATCAGCTAGGTGGGTTGTTTGCCTGGGAGATAGATTCAGATAATGGTGACATCCTTAATGCCATGCACGAAGGACTCGGGCATGGAGAAGGCACTACCCCTCCGGCTAACAAGGCGCCTATCGCTAATGCGGGGAGTACACAAAGTGTCACTGGTCCGAGTGACATAGTACTCGATGGCGGATTATCACGAGATCCTGAAGGGCTAATGCTCACTTATGTTTGGAGTCAAACATCAGGCCCAGCAGTGACCTTAGTCAATGCCGATATGGCCCAGGCTGGCTTCAGTCTTAATGCTACCGAAGCCGATGTGGTTTATGGTTTCTCACTTATGGTCACAGATCCTGAAGGCTTATCTGCTTCGGCGACGACTTCCGTGACAAATATGGCCCCTCAAGCTAACCGAGCGCCAGAGGTCTCGCTTGATGCTAGTGTATCGGTGGATTCAGCTAATCAAGTCAGTGTTCTTGCTACCGCCAGCGATGCCGATGGTGACAGTCTTACTTATAGTTGGACTGTGCCTGCTGGCTTAACGGCAACTGGGCAATCATCAAACACCTTGGTGGTGACAGCACCTGCAGTGACAGAAGACACTGTTTATACATTAAGCGTCTTAGTATCCGATGGCGCACTGGATGCCTCAGCGCAAACACTACTCACAGTGAAAGCGCCAACGACTGGCGGTTGTGACTCAACTGACCCAGATGCGGGTAACCATACTCCATGGGACACAGGCACTATCTACAATGGCGGCGATACAGTGAGCCATAACTGTCTAGTTTGGAAAGCGAAATACTGGACTCAAGGTAATGAGCCAACAGTGACGGAGGGTCAATGGGCGCTGCAGAGTAATGTTGAAATGGGATGGAATGCGGGAGTGGCCTATAACGGCGGCGAGCAGACAACTCATAATGGACATACTTGGCAGGCTAAATGGTGGACTAAGGGTGAAGAGCCTGGCGTTGCCGATGTTTGGAATGATCTTGGTGTTACAACCAATTAA
- a CDS encoding glycoside hydrolase family 19 protein, whose translation MKHHQLAISILTSVMAFPLLAVEPVHFTQAEIDAKEAELTDSPLMRAVKSSIATRDNAIVEVITPLNANNPDNVRRLESVLSEAQFEFLFPVRAAEYTYLGLLQSAAKFPALCGSYTDARDAEAICRKSLATMFAHFAQETGAHDKWMTEPQWRQGLYWVREVGWDETKRGGYNMECNPDIWQGQVWPCGTFDDGSYKSYFGRGAKQLSYNYNYGPFSDAMFGDVTTLLNNPEMVADTWLNLASAVFFFTYPQPPKASMLHVIDGTWQPNARDLQNGLQAGFGITTHIINGGIECGAGSEKPQSLNRIEYYQALAQYMGVPIEANEELGCKDMKPFDSQGAGAMQIYWEQDWSYIPGNPNGGKSYSCKLVGYQTRYSAFKGGDYVQCLQHFFPEIVIDDSGTPTDPTDPVNQAPQVLIQGPSEGDAGAVISLSAAESSDPEGGALSYQWLLPVGSTAPALNLVTLELTLPTPSSSESVSVMLTVTDEAGATAVNSHNVLVKVSGETPPDGTNPYQAGYAYIAGDIVSNAGGLYECKPFPYTAWCAGAAWAYEPGVGAAWEDAWIAR comes from the coding sequence ATGAAGCATCATCAATTAGCCATTTCTATCCTAACATCTGTCATGGCATTTCCCCTGTTAGCTGTCGAACCTGTACATTTCACCCAAGCCGAGATTGACGCTAAAGAAGCGGAGTTGACTGATTCTCCCTTGATGCGGGCGGTTAAGTCATCCATAGCGACCAGAGATAACGCTATCGTCGAAGTTATCACACCGTTAAACGCTAATAATCCAGACAATGTCAGACGCCTCGAATCTGTATTAAGTGAAGCGCAATTTGAATTTCTGTTTCCGGTTCGAGCTGCCGAATACACTTACCTTGGCTTGTTACAATCCGCGGCTAAGTTTCCAGCTTTATGTGGCTCTTACACGGATGCCCGTGATGCAGAAGCAATATGTCGTAAATCGTTAGCGACTATGTTTGCTCATTTTGCCCAAGAAACTGGTGCCCATGATAAGTGGATGACTGAGCCTCAATGGCGACAAGGTTTATATTGGGTGAGGGAAGTTGGTTGGGATGAAACCAAGCGTGGCGGTTACAATATGGAATGTAATCCTGACATCTGGCAGGGACAAGTTTGGCCTTGTGGTACGTTTGATGATGGTAGCTACAAGAGCTATTTTGGACGTGGGGCAAAGCAGCTATCTTATAATTACAACTATGGGCCCTTCTCTGATGCCATGTTCGGTGATGTAACAACACTGTTGAATAATCCCGAAATGGTCGCCGATACCTGGTTAAACTTAGCCAGCGCAGTATTTTTCTTCACCTACCCTCAGCCACCTAAAGCTTCCATGTTGCATGTTATTGATGGTACCTGGCAGCCCAATGCCAGAGATCTGCAAAACGGCTTACAAGCAGGATTTGGGATAACCACCCATATCATTAACGGCGGCATTGAGTGTGGCGCTGGCAGCGAAAAACCTCAGTCCCTCAACCGTATCGAATACTATCAAGCGCTGGCGCAATATATGGGGGTGCCCATTGAGGCGAACGAGGAGTTAGGTTGTAAAGATATGAAACCCTTCGACAGTCAAGGTGCAGGAGCCATGCAGATATACTGGGAGCAGGACTGGTCCTATATCCCGGGTAACCCAAATGGTGGTAAGAGCTATTCTTGTAAACTGGTTGGTTATCAGACGCGTTATAGTGCATTTAAAGGTGGAGATTATGTACAGTGTCTCCAGCATTTCTTCCCGGAGATAGTGATTGATGACTCAGGTACACCAACGGATCCCACGGATCCGGTCAATCAAGCACCGCAGGTTCTGATCCAAGGTCCCTCAGAGGGAGATGCCGGCGCTGTTATCTCACTCTCGGCTGCTGAGTCTAGTGATCCAGAGGGAGGTGCTTTGAGTTACCAGTGGCTACTGCCTGTTGGCAGTACGGCTCCGGCACTTAATCTAGTGACTCTAGAGCTGACCTTACCAACACCAAGTAGCAGTGAGAGTGTCTCCGTGATGCTCACGGTGACAGATGAGGCGGGAGCGACTGCTGTTAACTCTCACAATGTCTTGGTTAAGGTTAGTGGCGAGACTCCACCAGATGGAACAAACCCTTATCAGGCGGGCTACGCCTATATTGCGGGGGATATAGTCAGTAATGCTGGTGGTTTATATGAGTGTAAACCTTTCCCCTATACAGCTTGGTGTGCGGGAGCTGCATGGGCCTATGAGCCGGGAGTCGGGGCCGCTTGGGAAGATGCCTGGATAGCCAGATAA
- a CDS encoding FKBP-type peptidyl-prolyl cis-trans isomerase: MKMLLAVVVIAGVIFYFFTSMNNQKISKENIAIGNAFLAENKAKEGVIETLSGLQYQVLNKGDGTAHPKASDTVTVHYHGTLIDGTVFDSSVERGEPIDFPLNRVIKGWTEGVQLMVTGEKVRFFIPSTLAYGNSSTGKIVGGSVLIFDVELISID; encoded by the coding sequence ATGAAAATGCTGCTTGCAGTTGTTGTGATCGCTGGGGTGATATTTTACTTTTTCACTTCGATGAATAATCAAAAAATATCTAAAGAAAATATTGCTATCGGCAATGCCTTTCTCGCCGAAAACAAAGCTAAAGAGGGCGTGATAGAAACCCTATCGGGTCTGCAATATCAAGTGCTAAACAAAGGCGACGGCACAGCTCATCCTAAAGCTAGCGATACCGTTACCGTTCATTATCACGGTACTCTGATCGATGGCACTGTATTCGATAGCTCGGTAGAGCGCGGTGAGCCAATTGACTTCCCATTAAACCGTGTCATTAAAGGTTGGACTGAGGGCGTGCAGTTGATGGTAACAGGAGAGAAGGTCCGCTTCTTTATTCCAAGTACTCTAGCTTATGGTAATAGCTCAACAGGAAAGATAGTTGGTGGTTCAGTACTTATTTTTGATGTTGAACTCATCAGCATAGATTAA
- a CDS encoding Ig-like domain-containing protein, which translates to MKYVNSIYSYLLFITLVFLSGCGGDNDGFPTGGCGGEGDPCPAYAVELTVTPQLNTLAVATDEQYLARATYSDGTQREVTAEVTWSSSTPKIASITAGGIASAETVGMTEIIATLVASQAGPEVSDSAILNVTDAAITSLTIEPGQAETLVGLTQAFKAVALFADSHKQDVTRYTDWSTSEPTVATISNEELTKGLATGVMPGTTQVLGSYASMTAQAQLVVLDSAVEKLVISPVDVSFPVGTGQQYRADLIFEDGLSMDVTAQSSWQSSVTAVASMNSEARLLGLEVGVTQVSASLIFADVNVSDSTSATVTQSVMTQLVVSPDNLVKPIGTQGDYSATAYYSDGSTADVTHDAIWSVDDKSIAVIVESGEMAGHATAVSAGTLTVTAAFEGLSGVVNAEVTDAVIESIELTPLDYITPAGTQVKYTSRARFSDASVHDITLLGYWQSSELSVANIGISGAKAGVAHAKAVGVTEISIDYMGLKQTTTLTVTDAAVSGLQVTPKNLRKPQGTRGQYSAIANYTDGHTQDVTSIATWSSANSNIVSIVTSGINGGYATANDVGTTVIQATYAGFKASSGQLAPSSSSVQSTASSISDSTSATVTNAVLEKLILSPLTASISAGNTQQYNLTGIFSDGSSKEVTEFADWQVESSNIAVIDGKGNALGLVPGWTAILASYLGAQAKAALIVTDAVIESLQVTPIQNQLPVGEKQQLIATAFYSDGHSSDVTQVSTWSSDGSSIVEVVSFGIDAGLAHALSAGDTSITANFDGLQASAAFVVTDAILESVTLSPVHSSVAAGNSQQYQFTGIFSDGSNRDLTKVSNWQSSEGSVASVNRFGLAQTYIDGTTQVKASYIGFSAKATLDVTDASLTGLQVTPANESVPLGTSGQYIAMAFYSDGHSSDVTQLATWSAVDSSIVNIIATGVTGGFAEAIGVGGTQVQASFETLADSVEVSVTDVVLESYVVSPVSATVAAGLTQTYQATGIFSDGSNKDLTHFSNWQSSEPSIATLDRKGLATSYTAGKVTVTAKYIGFTATAKLTVTDAELSFIQVTPANVKVPVATEGQFEAWAFYSDNHSEEITKVASWTSLNEDIVHIGTGSVAGGFASALTAGNTQIKAQFNGMSSTANVEVTAAEVLELTISPENKTVASGLNQAYQAFARFSDGTSKEVTLESSWQSSNLNAATIDMDGLAQTTIGGEYKTVIKATYKGLTAETNLYVGESVLVEIQVTPVTSKVNINEIQQYVAMAYYSDGFSMDLTTSSTWTIGDDSIAHVVPSGPAAGQVTGDMHGVTNVSAVLQGKTDSAEVVVTDLEYLGVDVEPADSHVIVNETAQMQALAAYQDSSGNIIRKDVTAQSLWSVGDRNKISINSTGLVTGIEVGESAVYADFQEFRGEGRLNVIDSEVISLKVTPKNLEAPVGTKGRYKATATMYNYAEVDVTDKATWSSSNTDVIHMVTTGYNGGMGTANSVGSSQITAEFDKSSSTVSTTVTPAVLEWIEITPKIDVIYAQVPVQFTATAYFSDDTSVDVTLDASWKSDSPQNAEMFHSIPGEAVGLTIGTSATISATYQGQSDSRLLSVEENYAVSVEVKPADISLAVGGYQSVEVWVTFADGTSLNYADYVEWSSTDSNVATGRKDIISGHKAGSAVVTATFDGESGSANVTVN; encoded by the coding sequence ATGAAGTATGTCAACTCCATCTATAGCTACCTTCTTTTTATTACTCTGGTATTTCTTTCTGGCTGTGGAGGCGATAATGATGGCTTTCCTACCGGTGGTTGTGGCGGTGAGGGGGACCCTTGTCCCGCATATGCTGTTGAGCTAACAGTAACACCGCAGTTGAATACCTTAGCGGTAGCAACTGATGAGCAGTATTTGGCTCGAGCGACATACAGCGATGGTACGCAAAGAGAGGTAACCGCTGAGGTTACCTGGTCAAGCAGCACGCCAAAAATAGCTTCAATTACAGCCGGTGGAATTGCGAGTGCTGAAACTGTAGGCATGACAGAGATTATTGCGACACTTGTAGCAAGCCAAGCGGGCCCTGAAGTCAGCGATAGTGCAATTCTTAATGTCACTGATGCGGCTATTACCTCTTTGACGATTGAACCAGGTCAAGCCGAAACCTTAGTGGGTTTGACTCAAGCGTTTAAAGCGGTGGCATTGTTCGCCGACTCCCACAAACAAGATGTAACCCGCTACACTGATTGGAGTACATCTGAGCCAACTGTCGCAACGATTTCCAATGAGGAATTAACTAAAGGTCTAGCCACAGGTGTAATGCCAGGTACCACACAAGTGCTTGGCAGTTACGCCAGCATGACTGCACAAGCTCAATTAGTCGTACTCGATTCAGCAGTCGAAAAACTTGTTATTAGTCCTGTGGATGTCAGCTTTCCGGTTGGAACCGGACAGCAATATCGTGCCGATCTGATTTTTGAAGATGGTCTGAGCATGGATGTAACCGCTCAATCTAGTTGGCAAAGCAGTGTAACGGCTGTGGCCAGTATGAATTCTGAGGCGCGTTTATTAGGTTTAGAAGTGGGTGTGACCCAAGTGTCAGCCAGCTTAATTTTTGCCGATGTGAATGTGTCTGATTCGACCTCTGCCACAGTTACCCAAAGTGTTATGACTCAGCTGGTGGTCAGCCCTGATAACCTTGTTAAACCTATAGGTACACAAGGTGATTACAGTGCTACGGCCTACTATTCTGATGGTAGTACTGCCGATGTCACCCATGACGCAATATGGTCAGTTGATGATAAAAGCATTGCTGTGATTGTCGAGTCAGGTGAAATGGCAGGGCATGCTACGGCTGTCTCTGCTGGTACTTTGACTGTGACGGCGGCATTTGAAGGCTTGAGTGGAGTCGTTAATGCCGAAGTCACCGATGCTGTTATTGAAAGTATAGAACTCACTCCGCTGGATTATATTACTCCTGCTGGAACGCAAGTTAAGTACACGTCCAGAGCAAGGTTTTCCGATGCAAGTGTTCACGATATCACCTTATTGGGTTATTGGCAGAGTAGTGAACTCTCGGTGGCGAATATTGGTATTAGCGGTGCTAAAGCTGGGGTAGCACATGCCAAAGCTGTAGGCGTAACAGAGATAAGCATAGATTATATGGGGCTTAAGCAGACGACCACTTTGACGGTGACTGATGCTGCTGTTTCAGGCTTACAAGTGACGCCCAAGAACCTGCGAAAACCTCAAGGTACGCGTGGTCAATATAGCGCAATCGCTAATTACACCGACGGTCATACTCAAGATGTCACTTCCATTGCAACATGGAGCTCTGCGAATTCGAATATTGTCAGTATAGTGACCTCAGGCATAAACGGAGGTTATGCAACAGCAAATGATGTTGGCACTACAGTTATCCAAGCTACCTATGCAGGTTTTAAGGCATCATCTGGTCAGCTTGCTCCATCAAGCTCTAGTGTACAATCAACTGCTAGTTCGATATCAGACTCGACTTCAGCAACAGTCACAAATGCAGTGCTTGAAAAATTAATTCTCTCTCCATTAACGGCAAGTATATCGGCAGGAAATACCCAGCAATATAATTTGACGGGCATATTTTCAGATGGCAGTAGTAAAGAGGTGACTGAGTTTGCCGATTGGCAGGTTGAAAGCTCAAATATTGCAGTTATTGATGGTAAAGGAAATGCCTTAGGTTTAGTTCCTGGCTGGACAGCGATATTGGCTTCATATTTAGGAGCTCAAGCTAAAGCAGCACTGATAGTGACAGATGCTGTTATTGAAAGCCTGCAAGTGACGCCGATACAGAATCAATTACCAGTAGGAGAGAAGCAGCAGTTAATTGCTACCGCTTTTTACTCGGATGGTCATTCTAGTGATGTAACCCAAGTGTCGACTTGGTCATCAGATGGTTCAAGTATCGTAGAGGTCGTGTCATTTGGCATCGATGCGGGTTTAGCCCATGCCTTGAGTGCTGGGGATACGAGTATCACTGCCAATTTCGATGGGTTGCAAGCCAGTGCTGCATTCGTGGTGACAGACGCTATTTTGGAGTCTGTGACGCTTTCTCCTGTTCATTCATCTGTTGCAGCGGGTAATAGCCAGCAGTATCAATTTACAGGGATATTTTCTGATGGCTCAAATCGAGACCTGACCAAGGTCTCCAACTGGCAGTCTAGTGAAGGCTCTGTGGCAAGTGTAAATCGGTTCGGGCTGGCACAAACTTATATCGATGGCACCACTCAGGTTAAAGCCAGCTACATAGGTTTTAGTGCTAAGGCGACTCTGGATGTAACCGATGCAAGTCTGACTGGGCTTCAAGTGACTCCAGCGAATGAATCTGTGCCATTAGGCACTAGTGGCCAATATATTGCGATGGCATTCTACTCAGATGGTCATAGTAGTGATGTAACTCAGTTGGCGACTTGGTCTGCAGTTGACAGTTCAATTGTGAATATCATAGCGACTGGTGTTACAGGAGGTTTTGCCGAGGCGATTGGCGTTGGTGGCACTCAGGTGCAAGCGAGCTTTGAGACACTAGCTGATTCGGTCGAGGTATCAGTGACCGATGTGGTGCTAGAGAGTTATGTTGTCAGTCCTGTATCGGCCACTGTTGCCGCGGGTCTTACCCAGACTTATCAAGCGACAGGCATATTTTCCGATGGTAGCAATAAGGACTTAACCCACTTTTCAAATTGGCAGAGCTCTGAACCTAGCATTGCCACACTAGATCGAAAGGGATTAGCGACTAGCTACACCGCTGGAAAAGTGACCGTGACGGCCAAGTATATTGGCTTTACCGCTACTGCAAAGTTAACGGTTACCGATGCTGAATTAAGCTTTATTCAAGTGACCCCAGCCAATGTCAAAGTACCCGTTGCAACAGAGGGGCAATTTGAAGCATGGGCCTTTTATTCGGATAACCACTCAGAGGAGATCACTAAAGTCGCTAGCTGGACTAGTTTAAATGAAGATATTGTTCATATTGGAACTGGCAGTGTCGCTGGTGGCTTTGCCAGTGCATTAACCGCTGGGAATACTCAGATTAAGGCTCAGTTTAATGGCATGAGTTCAACCGCTAATGTTGAAGTAACAGCAGCCGAAGTACTTGAACTGACCATCTCTCCGGAAAATAAGACAGTTGCTTCTGGCCTTAATCAAGCTTATCAAGCGTTTGCCCGTTTCTCTGATGGCACCAGTAAAGAGGTGACTCTAGAATCAAGTTGGCAGAGTTCAAACCTCAATGCCGCTACCATAGATATGGATGGCTTAGCGCAAACGACAATCGGTGGTGAATATAAAACTGTCATTAAGGCCACATATAAAGGCTTAACAGCTGAGACTAATCTCTATGTAGGCGAGTCGGTTCTGGTAGAGATACAGGTAACACCTGTGACATCTAAGGTGAATATCAACGAGATCCAGCAATATGTTGCCATGGCGTATTATAGCGATGGTTTTTCAATGGACCTCACCACCAGCTCTACCTGGACAATAGGTGATGACAGTATTGCGCATGTGGTGCCGAGTGGGCCTGCAGCAGGCCAAGTCACAGGCGATATGCATGGGGTCACCAATGTTAGCGCTGTACTACAAGGAAAAACAGATAGCGCCGAAGTTGTGGTGACTGATCTTGAGTACCTAGGAGTCGATGTTGAACCTGCCGATAGTCATGTAATTGTTAATGAGACTGCGCAAATGCAGGCTTTAGCGGCATACCAAGATAGTAGCGGCAACATTATTCGCAAGGATGTCACAGCTCAGAGCTTATGGTCTGTTGGAGACCGAAATAAGATATCCATCAACTCCACAGGACTTGTTACTGGGATTGAGGTGGGGGAGTCTGCCGTATACGCTGACTTTCAGGAATTCCGTGGCGAGGGGCGGTTAAATGTCATAGATAGTGAAGTAATAAGCCTTAAGGTGACGCCTAAAAATTTAGAAGCCCCAGTCGGTACAAAAGGACGCTATAAGGCGACTGCGACTATGTATAACTATGCTGAAGTCGATGTGACCGATAAGGCGACCTGGTCTTCGAGCAATACTGACGTGATCCATATGGTGACGACTGGTTATAATGGAGGCATGGGAACTGCTAACTCGGTAGGCAGTAGCCAAATAACGGCTGAGTTTGATAAGTCGAGCAGTACAGTGTCTACAACTGTAACACCCGCTGTACTCGAGTGGATTGAGATCACACCGAAGATAGATGTGATTTATGCTCAAGTCCCAGTCCAGTTCACGGCTACGGCCTATTTTTCTGATGATACCAGCGTTGATGTAACCTTAGATGCGAGTTGGAAGAG